The proteins below come from a single Triticum aestivum cultivar Chinese Spring chromosome 5D, IWGSC CS RefSeq v2.1, whole genome shotgun sequence genomic window:
- the LOC123124022 gene encoding ABC transporter G family member 48 isoform X2 — translation MDPPGPGIQLQLGTLSGSRRSMGSSYGSRRSGGTGSIPHSFRQPAGADDPFGRAASQQGHDDDEENLRWAALEKLPTYDRMRRAVLLNHAGAGGADGHELQGLVDIEQLASGEAGRALLERVFQDDSERFLRRLRDRVDRVGIDLLAIEVRYQGLSVEVDAFVGTSALPTLWNSATNFLQSLVGRLASSNKKTINILRNVHGILKPSRMTLLLGPPSSGKSTLMRALTGKLDKTLKVSGSITYCGHTFEEFYPERTSAYVSQYDLHNAEMTVRETLDFSRRCLGVGARYDMLAELAAREREAGIKPDPEIDAYMKATAVQGQQSNIVTDLTLKVLGLDICADMPIGDDMIRGISGGQKKRVTTGEMLTGPARALFMDEISTGLDSSSTFEIVKYIRQLVHVMNETVMISLLQPPPETYNLFDDIILLSEGYIVYHGPRDNILEFFEAAGFRCPERKGVADFLQEVTSKKDQQQYWYLEQQQYRHVSVPEFAQRFKSFHVGQQMLKELQIPFDKSKTHPAALTTNKYGQSSWESIKTVLSREQLLMKRNSFIYIFKVTQLIILGLMAMTVFLRTKMPYGHISDGGKFFGALTFSLITVLFNGFAELQLTIKMLPTFYKQRDFLFFPPWTFALVTIILRIPVSLMESAVWVVLTYYVMGFAPAPARFFRQLLAFFGTHQMAMALFRFLGAVLKSMVVANTFGMFVILLIFIFGGFVIPRGDIRPWWIWAYWSSPMMYSQNAISVNEFLSSRWANTNTEASIEASTVGEAILKSKGLFTGDWGFWVSMGAILGFTILFNILYILALTHLSPPSGSNTVSDQENENETNTSTPMGTNDEATNRATQTQITLPFQPLALSFNHVNYYVDMPAEMREQGFAESRLQLLSDISGAFRPGVLTALVGVSGAGKTTLMDVLAGRKTSGSIEGSITLSGYPKKQETFARVSGYCEQTDIHSPNVTVYESILYSAWLRLSSDVDEKTRKLFVEEVMTLVELDVLRNAMVGLPGVDGLSTEQRKRLTIAVELVANPSIIFMDEPTSGLDARAAAIVMRAVRNTVNTGRTVVCTIHQPSIDIFESFDELLLMKRGGQVIYAGELGRHSYKLVEYFEAIPGVEKITQGYNPATWMLEVSSPLAEARLNVNFAEIYANSQLYRKNQQLIKELSVPPPGYEDLSFPTKYSQNFYNQCIANFWKQYKSYWKNPPHNAMRFLMTMINGLVFGTVFWQKGTKIGSQQDLFNLLGATYAAVFFLGAANCITVQPVVSIERTVFYREKAAGMYSPLSYAFAQTCVEVIYNIVQGIEYTVIIYAMIGYEWKAAKFFYFLFFIVSSFNYFTLFGMMLVSLTPSSMLANILISFVLPLWNLFAGFLVVRPLIPIWWRWYYWANPVSWTIYGVVASQFGDNKSPLKVPGGSDTFVKEFLEDNLGIKHDFLGYVVLAHFAFIIAFFFVFGYSIKVLNFQKR, via the exons ATGGATCCTCCTGGCCCGGGGATACAGCTACAGCTGGGCACGCTCTCCGGCAGCCGCCGCAGCATGGGCTCCTCATACGGCTCACGCCGCTCCGGGGGCACCGGCTCCATCCCCCACTCCTTCCGCCAGCCTGCCGGCGCCGACGACCCCTTCGGCCGAGCCGCCTCGCAGCAGGGCCACGATGACGACGAGGAGAACCTCCGATGGGCAGCCCTGGAGAAGCTGCCCACTTACGACCGCATGCGCCGCGCCGTCCTCCTCAATCACGCTGGAGCTGGAGGCGCCGACGGTCATGAGCTCCAGGGGTTGGTGGACATCGAGCAGCTGGCCAGCGGCGAGGCCGGGCGGGCTCTCTTGGAGAGGGTGTTCCAGGACGACAGCGAGCGCTTCCTCCGACGCCTCCGTGACCGGGTGGACCGGGTGGGCATCGATCTGCTGGCGATCGAGGTGAGGTACCAGGGCTTGTCGGTGGAGGTGGACGCCTTCGTCGGCACCAGCGCCCTCCCCACGCTCTGGAACTCGGCCACAAACTTCCTACAG AGTCTTGTGGGACGCCTCGCTTCCTCCAACAAGAAGACCATCAACATACTCCGAAACGTCCACGGCATCCTCAAACCATCCAG GATGACCCTTCTGCTTGGACCTCCATCTTCAGGAAAGAGCACACTCATGCGAGCCCTCACTGGCAAGCTCGACAAAACCCTCAAG GTATCTGGCAGCATCACCTACTGTGGTCATACGTTCGAGGAGTTCTACCCCGAGAGGACCAGCGCGTATGTTAGTCAGTACGATCTCCACAATGCAGAGATGACTGTAAGAGAGACGCTCGATTTCTCCAGGCGCTGCTTAGGTGTCGGTGCCAGGTATGACATGCTCGCTGAGCTCGCTGCCAGGGAGCGCGAAGCTGGCATCAAGCCTGACCCCGAGATCGATGCTTACATGAAAGCTACTGCCGTGCAAGGGCAACAGAGTAACATCGTAACCGATCTTACCCTCAAG GTGCTTGGGCTTGACATTTGTGCCGATATGCCCATTGGTGACGACATGATCAGAGGAATTTCTGGCGGGCAAAAGAAGCGTGTAACAACCG GGGAGATGTTAACGGGACCTGCAAGGGCATTGTTCATGGATGAAATTTCCACTGGTTTGGACAGCTCTAGCACATTTGAGATTGTGAAATACATAAGACAGCTGGTCCATGTGATGAATGAGACCGTGATGATCTCCCTCCTACAACCACCGCCAGAGACCTACAACCTGTTTGATGACATTATTCTGCTGTCAGAAGGGTACATAGTGTACCATGGGCCACGCGACAACATCTTGGAATTCTTTGAAGCTGCTGGTTTCCGGTGCCCTGAAAGGAAAGGGGTTGCCGACTTTCTTCAAGAGGTGACTTCCAAGAAAGACCAGCAACAGTACTGGTACCTTGAGCAGCAGCAGTATCGTCACGTGTCTGTCCCAGAGTTTGCCCAACGTTTCAAGTCATTCCACGTAGGGCAGCAGATGCTCAAGGAGCTGCAAATCCCTTTTGACAAGTCCAAAACTCATCCTGCTGCGCTCACCACCAACAAGTATGGGCAGTCCAGCTGGGAGTCAATCAAGACCGTCCTGTCGAGAGAGCAGCTGTTGATGAAGCGCAACTCCTTCATCTACATCTTCAAGGTTACCCAGCTGATCATCCTTGGGCTCATGGCCATGACTGTGTTCCTCAGAACAAAGATGCCATATGGGCACATCTCCGACGGCGGCAAATTCTTTGGTGCTCTGACTTTCAGTTTGATCACCGTCTTGTTCAATGGGTTTGCTGAGCTACAACTGACGATTAAAATGCTTCCTACCTTCTACAAGCAAAGGGATTTCCTCTTCTTTCCCCCGTGGACCTTTGCACTGGTAACAATCATCTTAAGAATTCCTGTTTCGCTTATGGAGTCTGCGGTATGGGTCGTCCTCACCTACTATGTCATGGGCTTCGCACCTGCTCCAGCAAG GTTCTTTCGTCAGCTTTTAGCTTTCTTCGGTACTCACCAGATGGCAATGGCTTTGTTCCGATTTCTTGGTGCTGTTTTGAAATCAATGGTTGTGGCCAACACCTTTGGCATGTTTGTGATCCTTCTTATTTTTATATTTGGAGGATTTGTCATACCTAGAG GTGACATCCGGCCATGGTGGATCTGGGCTTACTGGTCATCTCCTATGATGTACAGTCAAAATGCAATATCAGTCAATGAATTCCTTTCCAGTAGGTGGGCCAAC ACAAACACTGAAGCATCTATCGAAGCATCAACAGTGGGCGAGGCTATTCTTAAATCCAAAGGCTTGTTTACTGGAGATTGGGGATTTTGGGTTTCCATGGGAGCCATCCTAGGGTTCACTATTTTGTTCAACATATTGTACATTCTGGCGCTTACGCACTTGAGCC CTCCCAGCGGCTCAAACACAGTTTCAGACCAAGAGAATGAGAATGAGACAAACACTTCAACACCGATGG GTACTAATGATGAAGCCACAAACCGAGCAACTCAGACACAAATCACCTTGCCTTTCCAGCCTCTTGCACTATCTTTCAACCATGTAAACTATTACGTGGACATGCCTGCA GAAATGAGAGAGCAAGGATTCGCCGAAAGTCGTCTCCAGTTGCTCTCTGATATCAGTGGTGCTTTTAGGCCAGGTGTTCTGACAGCATTAGTTGGTGTGAGTGGAGCTGGGAAAACCACTCTAATGGATGTCCTCGCAGGAAGGAAAACCAGTGGGTCTATTGAAGGAAGCATCACCCTGTCTGGTTACCCTAAAAAGCAAGAAACTTTTGCCCGCGTCAGTGGCTACTGTGAACAGACTGATATCCATTCACCAAATGTTACTGTATATGAATCCATTCTCTACTCTGCCTGGCTGCGTCTTTCCTCAGATGTTGACGAAAAAACGAGAAAG TTGTTTGTGGAGGAAGTCATGACTCTTGTAGAGCTTGATGTGTTGCGTAATGCTATGGTTGGCCTCCCTGGAGTGGACGGGTTATCGACCGAACAAAGAAAGAGACTGACAATTGCCGTGGAGCTGGTAGCAAATCCTTCAATCATATTCATGGATGAGCCAACTTCTGGACTTGATGCTAGAGCCGCAGCCATTGTAATGCGGGCAGTGAGAAATACAGTCAACACTGGGCGAACTGTGGTTTGCACTATCCATCAACCCAGCATTGATATATTCGAGTCTTTTGATgag CTTCTGCTTATGAAAAGAGGAGGACAAGTTATTTATGCTGGTGAACTTGGTCGCCACTCTTATAAACTAGTTGAATATTTTGAG GCAATTCCAGGTGTTGAAAAGATCACACAAGGATATAATCCCGCAACATGGATGCTGGAAGTTAGCTCCCCTTTAGCCGAGGCTCGCCTGAACGTAAACTTTGCTGAAATTTATGCTAATTCTCAACTTTATAG GAAAAACCAACAACTTATTAAGGAATTAAGCGTTCCTCCGCCAGGCTACGAGGATCTCTCATTCCCTACCAAGTATTCTCAGAATTTCTACAACCAATGCATTGCAAACTTCTGGAAGCAATACAAATCATATTGGAAGAATCCGCCCCACAACGCCATGCGCTTTCTCATGACCATGATCAATGGCCTTGTATTTGGCACGGTGTTTTGGCAGAAAGGGACGAAAAT AGGCTCGCAACAAGATCTGTTCAATCTACTTGGAGCCACTTATGCTGCTGTCTTCTTCCTTGGAGCCGCCAACTGCATCACGGTTCAGCCTGTTGTGTCAATCGAGCGAACAGTTTTCTACCGTGAAAAGGCGGCAGGGATGTACTCTCCGTTATCCTATGCATTCGCTCAG ACATGTGTGGAGGTGATCTACAACATCGTGCAGGGGATTGAATACACGGTGATCATCTATGCGATGATTGGATATGAGTGGAAAGCGGCAAAGTTCTTCTATTTCCTCTTCTTCATAGTTTCAAGCTTCAACTACTTCACATTGTTTGGCATGATGCTGGTGTCACTGACTCCCTCTTCCATGCTCGCAAACATACTGATATCCTTTGTACTCCCTCTCTGGAACCTGTTTGCTGGGTTCCTCGTCGTCAGACCG TTGATACCGATCTGGTGGAGGTGGTACTACTGGGCCAACCCTGTGTCGTGGACCATCTACGGCGTGGTGGCGTCGCAGTTTGGCGACAACAAGAGTCCTCTCAAGGTCCCCGGCGGGAGCGACACGTTTGTGAAGGAGTTCTTGGAGGACAATCTGGGCATCAAGCACGATTTCCTTGGGTATGTGGTGCTGGCGCACTTTGCGTTCATCATCGCCTTCTTCTTTGTGTTTGGCTACTCCATCAAGGTGTTGAACTTCCAGAAACGTTAG
- the LOC123124022 gene encoding ABC transporter G family member 48 isoform X1, with protein sequence MDPPGPGIQLQLGTLSGSRRSMGSSYGSRRSGGTGSIPHSFRQPAGADDPFGRAASQQGHDDDEENLRWAALEKLPTYDRMRRAVLLNHAGAGGADGHELQGLVDIEQLASGEAGRALLERVFQDDSERFLRRLRDRVDRVGIDLLAIEVRYQGLSVEVDAFVGTSALPTLWNSATNFLQSLVGRLASSNKKTINILRNVHGILKPSRMTLLLGPPSSGKSTLMRALTGKLDKTLKVCFLSFNLNNTHSFKKKKNLNNTHASIHFFLLMHALCYGHMNEQVSGSITYCGHTFEEFYPERTSAYVSQYDLHNAEMTVRETLDFSRRCLGVGARYDMLAELAAREREAGIKPDPEIDAYMKATAVQGQQSNIVTDLTLKVLGLDICADMPIGDDMIRGISGGQKKRVTTGEMLTGPARALFMDEISTGLDSSSTFEIVKYIRQLVHVMNETVMISLLQPPPETYNLFDDIILLSEGYIVYHGPRDNILEFFEAAGFRCPERKGVADFLQEVTSKKDQQQYWYLEQQQYRHVSVPEFAQRFKSFHVGQQMLKELQIPFDKSKTHPAALTTNKYGQSSWESIKTVLSREQLLMKRNSFIYIFKVTQLIILGLMAMTVFLRTKMPYGHISDGGKFFGALTFSLITVLFNGFAELQLTIKMLPTFYKQRDFLFFPPWTFALVTIILRIPVSLMESAVWVVLTYYVMGFAPAPARFFRQLLAFFGTHQMAMALFRFLGAVLKSMVVANTFGMFVILLIFIFGGFVIPRGDIRPWWIWAYWSSPMMYSQNAISVNEFLSSRWANTNTEASIEASTVGEAILKSKGLFTGDWGFWVSMGAILGFTILFNILYILALTHLSPPSGSNTVSDQENENETNTSTPMGTNDEATNRATQTQITLPFQPLALSFNHVNYYVDMPAEMREQGFAESRLQLLSDISGAFRPGVLTALVGVSGAGKTTLMDVLAGRKTSGSIEGSITLSGYPKKQETFARVSGYCEQTDIHSPNVTVYESILYSAWLRLSSDVDEKTRKLFVEEVMTLVELDVLRNAMVGLPGVDGLSTEQRKRLTIAVELVANPSIIFMDEPTSGLDARAAAIVMRAVRNTVNTGRTVVCTIHQPSIDIFESFDELLLMKRGGQVIYAGELGRHSYKLVEYFEAIPGVEKITQGYNPATWMLEVSSPLAEARLNVNFAEIYANSQLYRKNQQLIKELSVPPPGYEDLSFPTKYSQNFYNQCIANFWKQYKSYWKNPPHNAMRFLMTMINGLVFGTVFWQKGTKIGSQQDLFNLLGATYAAVFFLGAANCITVQPVVSIERTVFYREKAAGMYSPLSYAFAQTCVEVIYNIVQGIEYTVIIYAMIGYEWKAAKFFYFLFFIVSSFNYFTLFGMMLVSLTPSSMLANILISFVLPLWNLFAGFLVVRPLIPIWWRWYYWANPVSWTIYGVVASQFGDNKSPLKVPGGSDTFVKEFLEDNLGIKHDFLGYVVLAHFAFIIAFFFVFGYSIKVLNFQKR encoded by the exons ATGGATCCTCCTGGCCCGGGGATACAGCTACAGCTGGGCACGCTCTCCGGCAGCCGCCGCAGCATGGGCTCCTCATACGGCTCACGCCGCTCCGGGGGCACCGGCTCCATCCCCCACTCCTTCCGCCAGCCTGCCGGCGCCGACGACCCCTTCGGCCGAGCCGCCTCGCAGCAGGGCCACGATGACGACGAGGAGAACCTCCGATGGGCAGCCCTGGAGAAGCTGCCCACTTACGACCGCATGCGCCGCGCCGTCCTCCTCAATCACGCTGGAGCTGGAGGCGCCGACGGTCATGAGCTCCAGGGGTTGGTGGACATCGAGCAGCTGGCCAGCGGCGAGGCCGGGCGGGCTCTCTTGGAGAGGGTGTTCCAGGACGACAGCGAGCGCTTCCTCCGACGCCTCCGTGACCGGGTGGACCGGGTGGGCATCGATCTGCTGGCGATCGAGGTGAGGTACCAGGGCTTGTCGGTGGAGGTGGACGCCTTCGTCGGCACCAGCGCCCTCCCCACGCTCTGGAACTCGGCCACAAACTTCCTACAG AGTCTTGTGGGACGCCTCGCTTCCTCCAACAAGAAGACCATCAACATACTCCGAAACGTCCACGGCATCCTCAAACCATCCAG GATGACCCTTCTGCTTGGACCTCCATCTTCAGGAAAGAGCACACTCATGCGAGCCCTCACTGGCAAGCTCGACAAAACCCTCAAGGTCtgctttctttctttcaacttGAACAACACTCAttccttcaaaaaaaaaaaaaacttgaacAACACTCATGCGAGCATTCATTTCTTTTTACTCATGCATGCATTATGTTATGGCCACATGAATGAACAGGTATCTGGCAGCATCACCTACTGTGGTCATACGTTCGAGGAGTTCTACCCCGAGAGGACCAGCGCGTATGTTAGTCAGTACGATCTCCACAATGCAGAGATGACTGTAAGAGAGACGCTCGATTTCTCCAGGCGCTGCTTAGGTGTCGGTGCCAGGTATGACATGCTCGCTGAGCTCGCTGCCAGGGAGCGCGAAGCTGGCATCAAGCCTGACCCCGAGATCGATGCTTACATGAAAGCTACTGCCGTGCAAGGGCAACAGAGTAACATCGTAACCGATCTTACCCTCAAG GTGCTTGGGCTTGACATTTGTGCCGATATGCCCATTGGTGACGACATGATCAGAGGAATTTCTGGCGGGCAAAAGAAGCGTGTAACAACCG GGGAGATGTTAACGGGACCTGCAAGGGCATTGTTCATGGATGAAATTTCCACTGGTTTGGACAGCTCTAGCACATTTGAGATTGTGAAATACATAAGACAGCTGGTCCATGTGATGAATGAGACCGTGATGATCTCCCTCCTACAACCACCGCCAGAGACCTACAACCTGTTTGATGACATTATTCTGCTGTCAGAAGGGTACATAGTGTACCATGGGCCACGCGACAACATCTTGGAATTCTTTGAAGCTGCTGGTTTCCGGTGCCCTGAAAGGAAAGGGGTTGCCGACTTTCTTCAAGAGGTGACTTCCAAGAAAGACCAGCAACAGTACTGGTACCTTGAGCAGCAGCAGTATCGTCACGTGTCTGTCCCAGAGTTTGCCCAACGTTTCAAGTCATTCCACGTAGGGCAGCAGATGCTCAAGGAGCTGCAAATCCCTTTTGACAAGTCCAAAACTCATCCTGCTGCGCTCACCACCAACAAGTATGGGCAGTCCAGCTGGGAGTCAATCAAGACCGTCCTGTCGAGAGAGCAGCTGTTGATGAAGCGCAACTCCTTCATCTACATCTTCAAGGTTACCCAGCTGATCATCCTTGGGCTCATGGCCATGACTGTGTTCCTCAGAACAAAGATGCCATATGGGCACATCTCCGACGGCGGCAAATTCTTTGGTGCTCTGACTTTCAGTTTGATCACCGTCTTGTTCAATGGGTTTGCTGAGCTACAACTGACGATTAAAATGCTTCCTACCTTCTACAAGCAAAGGGATTTCCTCTTCTTTCCCCCGTGGACCTTTGCACTGGTAACAATCATCTTAAGAATTCCTGTTTCGCTTATGGAGTCTGCGGTATGGGTCGTCCTCACCTACTATGTCATGGGCTTCGCACCTGCTCCAGCAAG GTTCTTTCGTCAGCTTTTAGCTTTCTTCGGTACTCACCAGATGGCAATGGCTTTGTTCCGATTTCTTGGTGCTGTTTTGAAATCAATGGTTGTGGCCAACACCTTTGGCATGTTTGTGATCCTTCTTATTTTTATATTTGGAGGATTTGTCATACCTAGAG GTGACATCCGGCCATGGTGGATCTGGGCTTACTGGTCATCTCCTATGATGTACAGTCAAAATGCAATATCAGTCAATGAATTCCTTTCCAGTAGGTGGGCCAAC ACAAACACTGAAGCATCTATCGAAGCATCAACAGTGGGCGAGGCTATTCTTAAATCCAAAGGCTTGTTTACTGGAGATTGGGGATTTTGGGTTTCCATGGGAGCCATCCTAGGGTTCACTATTTTGTTCAACATATTGTACATTCTGGCGCTTACGCACTTGAGCC CTCCCAGCGGCTCAAACACAGTTTCAGACCAAGAGAATGAGAATGAGACAAACACTTCAACACCGATGG GTACTAATGATGAAGCCACAAACCGAGCAACTCAGACACAAATCACCTTGCCTTTCCAGCCTCTTGCACTATCTTTCAACCATGTAAACTATTACGTGGACATGCCTGCA GAAATGAGAGAGCAAGGATTCGCCGAAAGTCGTCTCCAGTTGCTCTCTGATATCAGTGGTGCTTTTAGGCCAGGTGTTCTGACAGCATTAGTTGGTGTGAGTGGAGCTGGGAAAACCACTCTAATGGATGTCCTCGCAGGAAGGAAAACCAGTGGGTCTATTGAAGGAAGCATCACCCTGTCTGGTTACCCTAAAAAGCAAGAAACTTTTGCCCGCGTCAGTGGCTACTGTGAACAGACTGATATCCATTCACCAAATGTTACTGTATATGAATCCATTCTCTACTCTGCCTGGCTGCGTCTTTCCTCAGATGTTGACGAAAAAACGAGAAAG TTGTTTGTGGAGGAAGTCATGACTCTTGTAGAGCTTGATGTGTTGCGTAATGCTATGGTTGGCCTCCCTGGAGTGGACGGGTTATCGACCGAACAAAGAAAGAGACTGACAATTGCCGTGGAGCTGGTAGCAAATCCTTCAATCATATTCATGGATGAGCCAACTTCTGGACTTGATGCTAGAGCCGCAGCCATTGTAATGCGGGCAGTGAGAAATACAGTCAACACTGGGCGAACTGTGGTTTGCACTATCCATCAACCCAGCATTGATATATTCGAGTCTTTTGATgag CTTCTGCTTATGAAAAGAGGAGGACAAGTTATTTATGCTGGTGAACTTGGTCGCCACTCTTATAAACTAGTTGAATATTTTGAG GCAATTCCAGGTGTTGAAAAGATCACACAAGGATATAATCCCGCAACATGGATGCTGGAAGTTAGCTCCCCTTTAGCCGAGGCTCGCCTGAACGTAAACTTTGCTGAAATTTATGCTAATTCTCAACTTTATAG GAAAAACCAACAACTTATTAAGGAATTAAGCGTTCCTCCGCCAGGCTACGAGGATCTCTCATTCCCTACCAAGTATTCTCAGAATTTCTACAACCAATGCATTGCAAACTTCTGGAAGCAATACAAATCATATTGGAAGAATCCGCCCCACAACGCCATGCGCTTTCTCATGACCATGATCAATGGCCTTGTATTTGGCACGGTGTTTTGGCAGAAAGGGACGAAAAT AGGCTCGCAACAAGATCTGTTCAATCTACTTGGAGCCACTTATGCTGCTGTCTTCTTCCTTGGAGCCGCCAACTGCATCACGGTTCAGCCTGTTGTGTCAATCGAGCGAACAGTTTTCTACCGTGAAAAGGCGGCAGGGATGTACTCTCCGTTATCCTATGCATTCGCTCAG ACATGTGTGGAGGTGATCTACAACATCGTGCAGGGGATTGAATACACGGTGATCATCTATGCGATGATTGGATATGAGTGGAAAGCGGCAAAGTTCTTCTATTTCCTCTTCTTCATAGTTTCAAGCTTCAACTACTTCACATTGTTTGGCATGATGCTGGTGTCACTGACTCCCTCTTCCATGCTCGCAAACATACTGATATCCTTTGTACTCCCTCTCTGGAACCTGTTTGCTGGGTTCCTCGTCGTCAGACCG TTGATACCGATCTGGTGGAGGTGGTACTACTGGGCCAACCCTGTGTCGTGGACCATCTACGGCGTGGTGGCGTCGCAGTTTGGCGACAACAAGAGTCCTCTCAAGGTCCCCGGCGGGAGCGACACGTTTGTGAAGGAGTTCTTGGAGGACAATCTGGGCATCAAGCACGATTTCCTTGGGTATGTGGTGCTGGCGCACTTTGCGTTCATCATCGCCTTCTTCTTTGTGTTTGGCTACTCCATCAAGGTGTTGAACTTCCAGAAACGTTAG